The DNA sequence CTCTGGCCGAGGGAGATTTTATTGCCCTGCTGGATCACGATGACATCCTCGCTCCGTTTGCACTGTATGAGGTGGTCAGGAAATTAAATGAAAGTTCGGATGTCGATTTTCTTTATTCGGACAAGGATTGTGTCAACGAGTCAGGAGAGCAGCGACTGAATGCGTTATTCAAACCGGACTGGAGCCCGGAAATTATGTATTCCGTTAATTACCTGACGCACTTCAATATCATTCGTCGGAGCGTTGTGGAAGACATAGGTGGATTCCGCAGTGAGACAGATGGTGCTCAGGACTGGGACCTGTTTCTACGCGTTTCGCAGGTTACAGAGAAAATTGAACGAATTACCGGCGTCTTCTATCATTGGCGAATTCATATTGGTTCCACTGCATCAGGCATTGAAGCCAAGCCTTATGCGATTGCCAGCCAATTGAAGACGATTGAAGATCATGTTGCATTCAAAGGCTTTGATGCACATGTCGAACTGAATGCTGATTCTGGGTTCCGGATCTTATGGAATGGTACCAGTCAGACAACGGTCGATATGCTCATCGATGTTGAGCATGCTTCTTCCGAACGCCTGAATGCATTGATTGAAAATGTCTATGCTAACTCTGGTGATTATGAAGTCAGTCTCTTCTGCCTGGTCAAATCGAATTTCGACTGGAGACCATCTTCACAGGTTCGAAAGAAACTGTCACAAATCAAAACCAGAACTTATGACACTCCGGAGCAGAAGACCGCTATCATGCATCAACTGGTGCAACAGGGGGATGGCGACTGTTTGGTTTTCACAACCGATTCCGTTCAGGAATTGAACGAACAATGTCTGACAGAACTGGTTGGCTGGACGACTCAAAACCCTGAGATCGCATTTACGAGTTCGCTGGTTCTCGACCCCAATGAAACTGTGGTGGAAGCCGGTCTGATTGTAGACAAACATGGAAACGGCACCCCCCTGTTCAGAGACAGTATTTTAAGACAATGGGGCTGGTTCGGTGGACCACTCTGGTATCGAAACTGTTCGGCCAGTAACCCCTGGATGGTATCCGTTGCCCGGTCGGAATATCAGGGGATTGGAGGCCTTGATGACGAGTTGGAATACAGAAAAGCATTCATAAATCTGTGTGGAAAGATCAGATCGACCGGTAAGCGTGGGTTCGTGAATCCGCATGCCAGGGTTAAGCTGGTTCAAAAACCTGAAAATGATATTCCAGCTTTCGACGAATCATTGACGGAAGATCCTTACTTTCATCCCTATTTTTCATCTGCGTATCCATTGGAGCTTAAACATTGATAAAAAGAAAACTGAAAAATGGGATTAAAAGTGCCCTGCGTAAGGTGCGTGCGTTCTTGCCTACAGAAACGGGGGCCTTCGACCAGGCCGTCGCATTGGCACAAATCTGTGATTGTACCCTCGAAGATTTGAAAGTACCGCAGCAGAACTTTGATCGGGTGAATCCTGATGCTGATGCGCGAGTCTGTAACTGGTATTTACCCTACTTTGATAACGCCTTTTACGGCGGGATCATGACCATCCTGAGATTTGCGAACTACCTCTCATCAGAAGAAAATGTAAAACAGCGATTTCTGATCTGTTCTGACGGTGATCGAGAATTTATTGCAAAGCAGATTGCCAAAGCATTTCCCGGGCTGGCTGACTCAGAAGTCATTATGCTGGATTCCCTTGAGGCACTGAATAATATCCCGCCATCCGATTATTCGATTGCGACTCTGTGGACTACTGCCTATATCCTGCTCAAGGTGAATAATACGGGGCTCAAATTTTACTTCATTCAGGATTATGAGCCGCTGTTTTATGCCGCCGGCTCAACTTACGCTCAGGCAGAATTGCCCTACTGGTTCGGTTTTTATGGAATCGCCAATACTGTCAGCCTGAAAAATATCTATGAGCAGAAATACGGGGGCAAGGCCCAGTACCTGACACCCTGTGTCGATCGAACCGTGTTTCACCCCGGGTCTGTTCCCCGGGATCAGAAAAAGAAAAAAATCTTTCTCTATGCGAGACCAAATGCACCGAGAAACGGTTTTGAAATTACCATGACCACGGTGAAACTGCTGAAGAATATGTATCAGGACAAAATCGAAATTGTCTGTGCCGGGGGGAAATGGAACCCCAGTGACTATGGGCTGGGAGGCGTTGTTGAGAATCTTGGGCTGCTCAGCTATCAGGAAACAGGCGATTTATATCGATCCTGTCACATCGGTTTTGTCATGATGATGACGCGTCATCCCTCGTATTTGCCTTTTGAATTCATGGCCAGCGGCACTCTGGTTGTGACCAACTATAACCCAGCCAATCTCTGGTTTCTCAAAGATGGCGAAAACTGCCTGCTCTCACCGGCCTCGGCTAGTTCGCTATGCGAAACACTGTCATTTGCCATCGATAATTATGATGACTTACAGGGCATTCGAGACCATGCATTGCGCTCGATCGATGAGAATCACAGCAGCTGGGAGACGGAGTTAAAGAAAATAGCTGAGTTTTTAAAAGCACCAGGCGAACCGAATGAAAATCTGAACTTTTACTCGATGAAGCATAGTGCTTAACCTGTTTTTACAAGGAATGTTCTCGGTATGACTGATACGATGACCATGGACAAAGTTTCGACAAAACTGAGCGGTGCATTAGCCAAATCAACAGGCGAGGCGATGAAGGATAAAGTCTTCTACCTGAATAAAGGCCGGAGGCACTGGATCCAGAGCGCGGAATGGATCAAAGATCACGGTTTCTCATGGCCGGAAGATGTCCTGGAAATTCCCGAAGAAGTACTGATTCAGTTCCTGCCGGGCAGATCGTTTCCATCAAAACAATGGGGACAGAAAGAGTGGAATAATCCGCCGCGGAACAGCAGTGTGGTTATGAGAGAAATTTCCGCATCGAAACTTTCTGGTACCGGAGTTGAATTCGGCGCAGGTGCAAATCCTTACCCGGTCCCCATGGATTGCAGAGTCAAGTATGCAGATTTATTGACTGCCGAACAGCTGGAATCAGAATTGTATCCCGGGCAGGTGTGCCATGACCTGATCATGCCCGATCTGCAATCCGATTTCGATACGTTTAATGGCATCGAAGATGAATCAATGGATTTCATCATTGGTTGTCACGTGATCGAACATACCAAGAGTCCGATCAGTGTGATCAAAAATGCGTATCAGAAACTGCGCCCCGGCGGTCAACTGGTCCTGGTGATTCCCGACAAAGAGAAAACTTTCGATCGGGCCAGAGAACTGACAACCCTGGATCACCTGGTTCTGGATCATGAGTCACCGGATAGAGCACGTGACTATGATCATTATATTGATTTTTATACGAATGCGACGGCCTACAATACGCCTGCAGATCAGCTGCAGGCTACGATTCAGGAAAATTTCGATAAGGAATTTGCGATTCATTACCATGTCTGGAATTACAAATCATTCAGTTCCATGGTCGACTACATTCAGAATAATGTAATTCGATGGTCAGATGTCTGGTCTCAACCAACCTTGAACCATCCGGAATTCGATATTGAATTTTATTTTGTTCTGACAAAGTAAAAGTAATTCCGAAGACTGAAAAGACACGATACACAGGAGTTGAGACTAGTACACTTATCAAATCGCTCTGTATGAGAAATCCCTCTTGAGATAGTTTGAATTGCCAGGGGCAGCCTGACATGTACGAATCGGTGCAGGTATGGAAACCGTAGTAAGCATTATTGTCACTTATCATCCCGACTATGAAACTCTTGGTAGATTGTTCGATGCAATCATGCCACAGGTTGCTCATGTCGTTGTGGTGGATAACAGTGACGATGAGTCGTATCACAGTGAAATATCAAACATGCTCCCAGTAAATGGGCATATGATTCTCCAGGGATACAACTCCGGAATTGCTACGGCTTTTAATACCGGTGTCGCCGAGGCAAAAGCATTAGATGCCAGTCATGTGATTCTGTTTGACCAGGACAGCCTGCCTGCTCCGGATATGGTGGCATGTCTGCTCAATCACATGAATCAGGCGACAGAAAACGGGCAACGTGTCGCGGCCGTAGGCCCGAATTACGTCGACGTCAAAGGCCAGAAGTCATCTCCTTTCGTGAAGATGAAGGGGTTCCGGCTCTGTCGCGTCGAATGTGCCGAAAACGAAATCGTGACCGTCGATCATCTTATCTCTTCCGGAAGTCTGATTTCCATGAAAGCATTGGATGATATCGGGCTGATGGAAGACGAGCTGTTTATTGATTATGTCGACACCGAATGGTGCCTGCGTGCAATCCACAAAGGGTATCAGATTTATGGAGTCGGTTCTGCCCGTATGAAACACGATCTGGGGGATGAATATGCACATCTCTTCGGCAGGGCTATCCCGGTACACCATCCGCTTCGACATTACTACACTGTCCGAAACGGGATCTGGCTGATCCAGCAGTCATGGGTTTCCTTTTCCTGGAAAGTGATGGATTTTCGCAGATTATTCCTCATTTATCTGGTCTTTTCTTTCTTTGTCGGAAAACGCTTGCTCAACATGAAGATGCTTTCTCTGGGAATCTGGCATGCCTTGATCGGAAAGATGGGGAAGTATGGAGAATAGCTGTTTGATATCCGTCATCATTGTCAATTTCAACTCGGCTGACAAATTATTGCTATGTGTACAGTCACTGGTTGATTGTCAGCAGGACTTGGAAATTATCATCGTCGATAATGCTTCTCACGACGAGAGTCTGAAAGATGTGCAGCATACATTTCGTGC is a window from the Gimesia benthica genome containing:
- a CDS encoding methyltransferase domain-containing protein → MTDTMTMDKVSTKLSGALAKSTGEAMKDKVFYLNKGRRHWIQSAEWIKDHGFSWPEDVLEIPEEVLIQFLPGRSFPSKQWGQKEWNNPPRNSSVVMREISASKLSGTGVEFGAGANPYPVPMDCRVKYADLLTAEQLESELYPGQVCHDLIMPDLQSDFDTFNGIEDESMDFIIGCHVIEHTKSPISVIKNAYQKLRPGGQLVLVIPDKEKTFDRARELTTLDHLVLDHESPDRARDYDHYIDFYTNATAYNTPADQLQATIQENFDKEFAIHYHVWNYKSFSSMVDYIQNNVIRWSDVWSQPTLNHPEFDIEFYFVLTK
- a CDS encoding rhamnosyltransferase WsaF family glycosyltransferase, translating into MPTETGAFDQAVALAQICDCTLEDLKVPQQNFDRVNPDADARVCNWYLPYFDNAFYGGIMTILRFANYLSSEENVKQRFLICSDGDREFIAKQIAKAFPGLADSEVIMLDSLEALNNIPPSDYSIATLWTTAYILLKVNNTGLKFYFIQDYEPLFYAAGSTYAQAELPYWFGFYGIANTVSLKNIYEQKYGGKAQYLTPCVDRTVFHPGSVPRDQKKKKIFLYARPNAPRNGFEITMTTVKLLKNMYQDKIEIVCAGGKWNPSDYGLGGVVENLGLLSYQETGDLYRSCHIGFVMMMTRHPSYLPFEFMASGTLVVTNYNPANLWFLKDGENCLLSPASASSLCETLSFAIDNYDDLQGIRDHALRSIDENHSSWETELKKIAEFLKAPGEPNENLNFYSMKHSA
- a CDS encoding glycosyltransferase family 2 protein, with product METVVSIIVTYHPDYETLGRLFDAIMPQVAHVVVVDNSDDESYHSEISNMLPVNGHMILQGYNSGIATAFNTGVAEAKALDASHVILFDQDSLPAPDMVACLLNHMNQATENGQRVAAVGPNYVDVKGQKSSPFVKMKGFRLCRVECAENEIVTVDHLISSGSLISMKALDDIGLMEDELFIDYVDTEWCLRAIHKGYQIYGVGSARMKHDLGDEYAHLFGRAIPVHHPLRHYYTVRNGIWLIQQSWVSFSWKVMDFRRLFLIYLVFSFFVGKRLLNMKMLSLGIWHALIGKMGKYGE